A single window of Gossypium arboreum isolate Shixiya-1 chromosome 13, ASM2569848v2, whole genome shotgun sequence DNA harbors:
- the LOC108462977 gene encoding transcription factor HHO3 has product MDYAQKMRKCHEYVEALEEERRKIQVFQRELPLCFELVTQAIESCKKEMYMQGQSECSEQTSSDSPVLEEFIPIKRSCNCSEEDDDDDDENVAAADKKKSDWLRSVQLWNPPSKEDVGKTGSGVQMKGNGGAFQPFHKEKGNVEKKSVEAVGKGNASATATTTTSASTTESGSRGIAADDGNTNKKVEKGQQQQQPPQRKQRRCWSSELHKRFLHALQQLGGSHVATPKQIRELMKVDGLTNDEVKSHLQKYRLHTRRPSPSINSNGNNPQTPQFVVVGGIWVPPQEYASVATTAVVSGETSVTPSPNSGVYAPVAVPLPTLAKPSVQRLQRSQSEDRGSHSEGRVHSNSPSTSSSTHTTTDGFSAF; this is encoded by the exons ATGGATTACGCTCAAAAAATGCGCAAATGCCATGAATATGTGGAAGCTTTAGAAGAGGAACGACGAAAAATCCAAGTCTTTCAACGTGAACTTCCTTTGTGTTTTGAGCTTGTCACCCAAG CTATTGAGTCATGCAAGAAAGAGATGTACATGCAAGGTCAATCGGAGTGCTCGGAACAGACATCGAGTGACAGTCCTGTTTTGGAAGAATTTATCCCCATCAAAAGAAGCTGTAATTGCTCTGAGGAagacgatgatgatgatgatgagaatGTTGCTGCTGCTGATAAAAAGAAATCTGATTGGCTTAGATCTGTTCAGTTATGGAATCCACCCTCCAAAGag gaTGTGGGTAAAACTGGAAGTGGGGTACAAATGAAGGGAAATGGTGGAGCATTTCAGCCGTTCCATAAAGAAAAAGGTAATGTAGAGAAGAAGAGCGTTGAAGCAGTAGGAAAAGGCAATGCTTCGGCTACAGCAACCACTACTACGAGTGCTTCTACGACAGAAAGTGGGAGCAGAGGAATAGCAGCCGACGATGGAAATACTAATAAAAAAGTAGAGAAAgggcagcagcagcagcagccgCCTCAGAGAAAGCAAAGGCGGTGTTGGTCGTCGGAGTTGCATAAACGCTTCTTGCATGCTCTTCAGCAACTCGGTGGTTCACATG TGGCTACGCCTAAGCAGATTAGGGAGCTGATGAAGGTTGATGGACTTACAAATGATGAAGTTAAAAGCCATTTACAG AAATATAGATTGCACACAAGGAGACCAAGCCCTAGTATCAACAGCAATGGCAACAACCCACAAACACCTCAATTTGTGGTGGTTGGAGGAATATGGGTGCCTCCACAAGAATATGCCTCGGTGGCTACAACCGCAGTAGTATCAGGGGAAACCAGTGTGACTCCAAGTCCGAACAGCGGAGTCTATGCCCCGGTGGCCGTCCCGTTGCCGACGCTAGCTAAACCATCAGTGCAAAGACTGCAACGATCACAATCTGAAGATAGAGGTAGTCATAGTGAAGGGAGAGTTCACTCAAATTCACCATCAACATCTTCCTCTACTCATACTACAACAGATGGGTTCTCTGCGTTTTAG
- the LOC108462488 gene encoding uncharacterized protein LOC108462488, translating into MDLMNRVFQPYLDQFIVVFIDDILVYSKTEAEHDEHLRVVLQILRKKQLLWKPEPGKEFVIYSNASHTGLGCRHYLYNERCIIYTDHKILWYLLIQKKLNLRQHRWIKLLKDYNYTIEYHPSKANVVDDALSRRAMTALRAMFVRLSLFDDGSLLAKIQVKLTWIEHIRDRQLEDESLGLRFCQVESGNIMNFGLNNDGALCFHGRICVPNDTDLRQYILREAHSSPYVMHPGGNKVYRDLRELF; encoded by the exons atggatctaatgaaccgaGTATTTCAGCCTTATCTGGATCAGTTCATCGTAGTCTTCATCGACGACATTCTGGTATACTCTAAGACTGAGgctgagcatgatgagcatcttagagttgTGCTTCAGATTCTACGTaagaagcaact tttgtggaag CCTGAACctggaaaagagtttgtgatttacagtaaCGCGTCGCATACGggtctgggttgt aggcactatcTATACAATGAgaggtgtattatctacactgatcacaaaatCCTTTGGTACCTCCTAATTCAGAagaagttgaatcttaggcaacatAGATGGAttaagttgcttaaggattataacTATACTATTGAGTATCATCCTagcaaggccaatgtggtggacGATGCGTTGAGCCGTAGGGCGATGACTGCTCTGAGAGCGATGTTCGTTCGACTTAGTTTGTTCGATGATGGAAGTTTGTTGGCTAAGATTCAGGTTAAACTGACTTGGATAGAACATATTCGGGATAGGCAGTTAGAGGATGAATCACTGGGTCTTCGATTTTGTCAGGTTGAGAGTGGCAACATTATGAACTTTGGGCTGAATAATGATGGGGCACTCTGTTTTCATGgtcgaatttgtgtaccgaatgatACTGATCTGAGGCAGTATATTCtgagagaggcgcatagtagcccttatgttaTGCATCCCGGTGGGAATAAGGTGTACCGAGATCTTCGAGAACTGTTCTAG